The sequence GTGAAGCGCCGTTTCGCATCGACCAAGCTCGGCGCTCCGGCCCCTTTTTGTTCCGATCCGATCGCGTGGCACTTGGCGCAGCCCAACGTACCGAACAACCGCCGCCCCTCGGTCGCGCTCCCTTGCGTCGCTTCCTTTACCCAATCGAGCGCGAGAAATTCCGGACCGATCGCCTGCGAACCCCCGGCCGCAGCCGCCTCGCGCAACCGCGCGGCGAGCATGCCGGAATCGAGCTTCTCAGCGAGAGAGCCTTCCAACTTTCCGACGGAGCGCAACTCGATCCGCGGCGGCGATGATCCCGACGATGTAGTGGAACTCAGGCCCGTGCGCAACAGAAACTCGTTGCCCCCGGGCTGTAGATCGACGATCCATCCGGCCCCCGCCCGATCTTTCGCAGGCAGACCGTTGAACCACACTTGCGTCGCGGCATCGGTGCCGGTCGTCAACAATGCTCGCTGTCGCGCACCGCTTTGAACGCCGAAGTAATAGTAGTTCAGACCGCCGGCTTCGCCGATGCGCCGCTTCTCCCAAGCTTTGCCCCCGTGCGTCGTCATGAGATCCACCTGCCCTCGCTCCGGCGCGTAGCCCTTCGTAGCGCTTGCTGCATCGTCCGTGATCGGCCCGAAGTGCCACGCCTGCTCGATGTTCATTGCCGGAGCATTTTTCAACGTAGCGAGAATCGCATCGCGGCGCACCTGCTCGATGCGCGGCTCGCTTCGCGAATCTTTCAAGAGCCCCAGAAAGTAGGCGGCTTGCAAACGGACGCGCTCCGAAGGATCTTCGAGTGCTTTCAACAAGAGCGCGAACAGCGCTTCTTGCTCTTCGCTAGGCGGTACGGCCTTCCAGCGCTCGGCCATCGTGTAGCTCCCGATGCGGGCGAAGTCGGCCAGATCGACGACGGCATCGGAGCCGTAGAATTGTTGGTCGCGATGAAACCAGCCGTTCCCCTTGGGGTAGTTGAGCGGCAGCGACTCCGGCGGCGTCTCGTCGTGCGCCGGCACGGTGAGCTTTCGGCCGATCGCCAACACGGCGTTGAGCCGCGTCGGTTCATCGGTGGCTTTGAGTATCGCCGTGAGTTGCGCCGCATCGGCCTTGCCGGCGACGTAGGACACACCGAGCTGCCGTTCATAATCGTCTCTGACGGAGCGGCTGAGAATCTCCGCATTCGTAAGCTCGGGTCCACCCAACGAACAACCGATCGACTTGAAGAAGATGTCGCCGAGCAAGCTCTTCGGCGCGTCGTCGATGCGCGTAACTATCACCAAGTCGCTCGCGCAATAAGGCGCCGCCATGTTGCCGCTCATGTAGAGAGCCGTGACGAACAGTTCGCCGCCGGCGCCGACAGCGAGCCCGACGGGCCGGCAGTTATCGTCTCCTTGCAGGATCGTTTCTTCTTTCGCGGTAAGGGTGGTGCTGCGCGGCTCGAGCTTGTAGCCGGTCACGGAATGGCGATCCCACCGGGCTTGCAACAACCGGCCGCGCACGGTGTCGGGTAGGTATTTGCGATCGTAGTACACCAAGTCGCACGGCACGCCGCGCCCCAAGTCGCACACCGGATCGACCAAGTCGAACCGCTCGGGACTCTTCGACGCCATCCAACCGCGCGGCCAACCGAAGTCGATTCCCGGCACGACGTGCAGCAACTTCGCCGGCGCATATTGATCGGCACGGCTCTCGTGGTCGTTATCGTTAGTGAACAGCTCCCAACCGGAGGCGAACGCCAAACCCACCGGTCCGCGCAAGCCCGTCGCAACGACGTTGACCGCCCCATCCTGCAACGAATACCTCAGCACGGCCCCCTGACCGGTATAAGGAGTCTTCCGCCAAGCGACTTCGGACTTGTTCTTCTCTCCCAACTGACCACTGACCACCGACAACCGACCACTGTCTTTTCCCTGACCTCCGACCCACGCTCCCTGACCCCTCGAGTAATAAACCCAATGTCCCCAATGATCGGGCCGCGTCCAATCGCCGTAGTTGATGAGGGGATCGCCGTGTGTGATGTAGAGATCTCCCTCGGAGCCCCAAGCGAGGCAATGAAAACTGATATGCAGATCGAGCGGGATGCCCCATAGCAAACGCTCGGGCACCAGCCCTTCGCGCGCTACTCGGCCGTTCGGCACTCGGTACAGGGCATTGCATGTCAGAACGAAGAGATCGTCGTCCTTAAACTCCAGACCCATGATGATCGAATGTTTGGGAAACCGCAGGAGCTCACGGCGCGGCTTGAAAGCCTGCTTTCCTTCGCGCTCGAACACGAACACTCCTTCGCGGCCCCCGACGAAGACGTTGCCGTCCTTGTCGGCTTTCACTCCCATATAAACTTGGTCGGGCGAACGATCGACGAGCGTCACCTTCAGCGTCGGGTCGAGCGCTTTAAGATGTACGCCTGCGCTGGGAATCGGTGCGCGTGAGGGTTCACCCGCCGTTTGCGTTAGACGCACGGCATGATTACCGAGCTTCGACGAATCTACGGCCGACGCTTTCACGTCCGCAGTGAATCGCCACAGGCCGACGGTCGTTTCCTCGGCTTTGCCGGTGTCGACCGTAGTTGCCGCCGGGCTCTTCGGCCCAATCGTGCGCAAGCCTTTTGAAATCCGCACGTATTCGAGAGTCCCGTCGCAGCCGATATTCCCTTCGACGACCCGGAGAAACGCGAGCTTCTCCGGCGGCGCATCGCGTTTTGCAGCTGCTTTACGGACGATCGTCTGATCCGCGGCTTGCACGCCGTCGACGAACAGCCGCACGCGCTCCAGCTCGTAGAGCATCGCAATGTCGCGCGGCTTCCCGTCGCAAATGTCGGTCGTCGTGCGGACATGGTCGGGCTGCGCACCCGGAATGTATGCCGTCAACGCGCCGCTCTGGGGCATCGCAAAGAGTTCCCAATGGTCGGGTGATTGCTTCGTGTCGTTGGCGACGAGCACGTTGAAGCTCGACTTGCTTTTCACCGTCCCGCGCAGTTCGACCGTCATCGGCAACTGCCGATACTCAAGCTTCCCGGGAGCAAGATAACCGCCGCCATTCGTGCCCCCGCTCGCTTGCGGCTTCGCGGGATCACTCGCACCGGGAGTCGGAGTGCGCATCTTCGGTTTCACACCGGCCGGCTTGCCTTCGAGTTGCGGCAACAGCCAGTCGAGGCCGTCGAGATTGTCGTGCAGTCGGGCCTCGGCGTCGTCTTGCGTGTGCCCGAGAATGCCGATCGGCCCGCGATAGCCGCTTGCGCGAATGATCTTCAAAAGCTTCAGATCGAGCTCTCCTTGTCCGAGCTGCAGAATCTTTTGTCCCCGTCGATCCCCTTGCGTGTTCATGCCGTTAAGGTTGAGCACCAGCAAGTGCGGAATGATCTTCGGTAAGAATTCCGCGAAGCGCTCGAGCTGATCGTGGCCGTGATGTTGGTTGTAGACGATGCCGACGTTCTTCAACTTCAGCTCGGCGATGATCTCCAACTGGTTCTCCGGTTCGCCGAACCAGCCGCCGTGGTTGTACAGGCCGACTTGCATCCCCTGCGCGGCCGCCGCTTCCGCGATCGGCCGAATGCGGTTCGCCTCCTGCACGACGCGGGCCTTCTGCTCTTCCGGCGAGTTCGTCGCCGAGCCGCCGCCCGTGATCCAAAGTTGCGGCGTGATGCCGTGCTTCTTGCAGATCGCAAGAATGTGCTTCGCTTCTTCGTTGAGCGAACCGGGAAACCACCACGCGTCGAGCGCAATGCCGTGCCGCTTGCAGGCTTCGATTTCGGCATCGAACGTCGGAATGTGTTCGCCCCGATAGTCGTAGGCGAAGTGCTTGAAGCCGAGCTTTTCGAGCATCGCGGCCCGTTGTTCGGGCTCCCGCTTCTTCGCATCGAACGGCACGATGCACCACGCCATAAGATTATCGCGACGGAAAATGTCTTCCTTGTGCGACGATCCGTCGGCCGACGCTTTCGCGGGCGCATTCTGCGCGACGACGCACGGAACTTGCCCGAAGAACAAAAGTGCGAAGATGAAAACAAGGCAGCGTGTAATAGCGGAACGAGTCATAGTGGAACGCATGATGAAATGACGCGTAGGAAGGAGGATCGAAGGGATTCTTAAAGCAATGAGGGGTATTACTTTTCCGGATACAGCTCGGCGAGCACGGCTGCGAGGCGAAGTTCGATATGCGCGGCCATCGCTTTGCGGGCCGCGATCGGTTTACGCGCCGCCAGCGCCGTAAGAATCGTGCGATGCTCTCCGAGTGCCGCTTGCAAGTTGACGTCGCTGCCGGTGAGGCGACAAAAGCAGCGAACGAGTCGTCGATAGCGGGCGATGTCGGCGCGCAGGCGTTCGTTGTCGGCGGCCTCGGCGATGGCGTCGTGGAACGCGAGATCGAAGTCGATCGCTTGCGCATTCCAACTTGGAGTCTTCCGCATCTTCGCCAAGCGAATCGCGACGGCTCGCAGCGCCTTCACCGTTTCGGGAGCGATGCGCATCGCGGCGCGTTCGGCTGCCGCGGCTTCTAATAAGCCGCGCATCGCGTAAATCTCGACGACATCGTTGCGATCCAACTTCACGACGCGCGGCTGACGGTTCGCAGGCTGCTCGACGAGGCCGTCGTGTGCGAGTCGCTGCAGCGCATCGGTGATCGGCGTCCGGCTCACTTGAAATCGTTCGGCGAGTGCGACTGCGCTCAGCTCTTCGCCCGGCGCAATCTGGCCTCGCAGAATCGCTTCTAAGAGGGTTTCGTAAGCCGCGTCGGAAAGAGACGTGCGCTTCAGGGGAAGGGTCTTCATCGGGCTCGATGTCATGCTCGTCCTGCTTTCGAAATCCACATTAGAATAACCAAACGCTTGACCGCGCTCGGCGTGGTGTCGTACACTCGACCTTCACCTGCATGCAGTATGCAGCACGCAGCATAGGCCGCTGAAATCGGAAACGCAAGAAGCATGACTTCGCCTCATTGCTGGACAACCGAACGGTTCACGAACGACGGTCGTCGGCTCAGCTTCTTTCATTCGGCCGAAGCCAACGTCGAAAGCGGCAAGCCGCTCCCGCGTACGGCT is a genomic window of Planctomycetia bacterium containing:
- a CDS encoding TIM barrel protein, whose protein sequence is MRSTMTRSAITRCLVFIFALLFFGQVPCVVAQNAPAKASADGSSHKEDIFRRDNLMAWCIVPFDAKKREPEQRAAMLEKLGFKHFAYDYRGEHIPTFDAEIEACKRHGIALDAWWFPGSLNEEAKHILAICKKHGITPQLWITGGGSATNSPEEQKARVVQEANRIRPIAEAAAAQGMQVGLYNHGGWFGEPENQLEIIAELKLKNVGIVYNQHHGHDQLERFAEFLPKIIPHLLVLNLNGMNTQGDRRGQKILQLGQGELDLKLLKIIRASGYRGPIGILGHTQDDAEARLHDNLDGLDWLLPQLEGKPAGVKPKMRTPTPGASDPAKPQASGGTNGGGYLAPGKLEYRQLPMTVELRGTVKSKSSFNVLVANDTKQSPDHWELFAMPQSGALTAYIPGAQPDHVRTTTDICDGKPRDIAMLYELERVRLFVDGVQAADQTIVRKAAAKRDAPPEKLAFLRVVEGNIGCDGTLEYVRISKGLRTIGPKSPAATTVDTGKAEETTVGLWRFTADVKASAVDSSKLGNHAVRLTQTAGEPSRAPIPSAGVHLKALDPTLKVTLVDRSPDQVYMGVKADKDGNVFVGGREGVFVFEREGKQAFKPRRELLRFPKHSIIMGLEFKDDDLFVLTCNALYRVPNGRVAREGLVPERLLWGIPLDLHISFHCLAWGSEGDLYITHGDPLINYGDWTRPDHWGHWVYYSRGQGAWVGGQGKDSGRLSVVSGQLGEKNKSEVAWRKTPYTGQGAVLRYSLQDGAVNVVATGLRGPVGLAFASGWELFTNDNDHESRADQYAPAKLLHVVPGIDFGWPRGWMASKSPERFDLVDPVCDLGRGVPCDLVYYDRKYLPDTVRGRLLQARWDRHSVTGYKLEPRSTTLTAKEETILQGDDNCRPVGLAVGAGGELFVTALYMSGNMAAPYCASDLVIVTRIDDAPKSLLGDIFFKSIGCSLGGPELTNAEILSRSVRDDYERQLGVSYVAGKADAAQLTAILKATDEPTRLNAVLAIGRKLTVPAHDETPPESLPLNYPKGNGWFHRDQQFYGSDAVVDLADFARIGSYTMAERWKAVPPSEEQEALFALLLKALEDPSERVRLQAAYFLGLLKDSRSEPRIEQVRRDAILATLKNAPAMNIEQAWHFGPITDDAASATKGYAPERGQVDLMTTHGGKAWEKRRIGEAGGLNYYYFGVQSGARQRALLTTGTDAATQVWFNGLPAKDRAGAGWIVDLQPGGNEFLLRTGLSSTTSSGSSPPRIELRSVGKLEGSLAEKLDSGMLAARLREAAAAGGSQAIGPEFLALDWVKEATQGSATEGRRLFGTLGCAKCHAIGSEQKGAGAPSLVDAKRRFTVPHLVESVLSPSRQVAEPFRAQSFTTDGGLTLVGLVVAETADGVELLLPDASRRTLAKKEIEERAPTTLSPMPQGVVKTPSELRDLLAYLMSERPTPP
- a CDS encoding GntR family transcriptional regulator, with translation MKTLPLKRTSLSDAAYETLLEAILRGQIAPGEELSAVALAERFQVSRTPITDALQRLAHDGLVEQPANRQPRVVKLDRNDVVEIYAMRGLLEAAAAERAAMRIAPETVKALRAVAIRLAKMRKTPSWNAQAIDFDLAFHDAIAEAADNERLRADIARYRRLVRCFCRLTGSDVNLQAALGEHRTILTALAARKPIAARKAMAAHIELRLAAVLAELYPEK